The Megalobrama amblycephala isolate DHTTF-2021 linkage group LG1, ASM1881202v1, whole genome shotgun sequence genome segment tatagtaaaaacaaatatttaatgatgaaattgtgtggttttaatgataattacttagaattattttatgatttatatataatttgtataattatatgatctatatttttattaatccattacacacatgcaagtttagtttaacagttgttaagcatttagtttcaatatatagtatattaatatatagatcatatgtaatataaataaggtgtaaatatactctttaaatatgactacatgtgaccttgtatgtttgagtctctatcgttatatattatcaactatataaactaacttcacaactttcacttgcactcatagagaaagatcatttcttttatttgtcctctttcacagactaagtattttccattagtgtaaatgtgtttaaattctTCATGTTCAGCAAAAGAGTTTTAAATCGCGCTGACTCTCTTGCGAGAAGTGAATCATAGCTTAtctctgttgcaaggcatgtgattggctgtttgccatTGATGTCATGGATTCATGTGCAtgcgctccacaaactcaggatcaaagcctgagttgacagagaaagttgatgatcagcatcatggtaccaacaaagccagataggagtggtttggttttgtcaacttgaaactaatcctataaccctgagtttgttcaactaccatcatggtacaggctcCAGATCTctgtgtggagcaccggctgttgtcagacttcttgtgcatacaaaaatctcactggattaaaacaattaatggcaaaaggaatgtttggaaatgtaaactgatatttcctactgacacactacagcaaaatataaaataactggtTTAAATCCATTTTTGGGGGTGACAATACTAACGTGCCAAAGACttttgcttgtgtgtgtgtgtgtgtaacaagtgGACCCTGCAACTGTGTAGCTTGGTAATCTGCAAATTAGTGTCTGACGAAAAATTAAGCTTTAAACATGTTAATATTTCCATCATGTTAGAAAACAATCTTATCAAAATAATGTCTGTTAAGCTTGTGTAAATTTTTAGAAAGCTATCAAGTTAAGcaataatgtaattttttttttccttttattttatataataactaACCACTAGGAGTTGCTCTaggcatatgttttttttttttgtgtttttttttttttacctaaatAGATATACATTGTTGTTGAAAACAAGGTAAAAGAGTAACACACGTTCATTGCATTTTACCGTGAAATGAGAGCTCCAtgtctttattaaaatcaacacaTTAATGATTTATTTCTCATTGACCTGTGACCCACCCGCAATTAATTggagtgttattttttttattacttggcCACCCCAACACACAGATTATCCGCAGTCTCCACAGATATAATTGCGTTCCGCGTATCACTACTGTCAATATAGCATTATGTCAAAATTATTTAGTTTTACGTGAAACCGTTGTAATCCTCCTGATAGTATAACAAACTACATTTACCAGATTTTAGTattctgattacgtaatgctgTTACATGTATTCCGTTACTTCCCAACCCTGGTAATTtatgacttaattttcattttaatgttaactatccctttaagaccaaaCTGTACCTCTGCCAGCTGGTTGTTTAAGCAAACAGGGAGAAGAAGGGCCTAATTGTAACTTGTAGCATTATCTGTTTCTGTTTGCTTTACCCAAGGACCTTTAGTTTGTTAGCTCTGTTTCCATGTATTAAAGTTCCTGTTTCCTGAGTTCTCATTTCTtgggtatgtttacacaacaactaGGCCTATGTGCTAAAAACTGAGAAGTTTTTTCTTTGCAGTTTCTGCGTACAAATGACAATGTTGTTACtaaaaatgttgtattatgcatgccaggccagtagttggcgatatcactttgtaaagaaacactacacaccTGTAGTCTGAATGCTTAATACGTATGCGTAGAACATCACTGTTTGCTTTTATCAGTGCTAGTTCTTTGGTGTCAGTTTGGTGTGTCCCTACCCTTAAGACTGGCATTAGTTAGATAAGCTAACGTACAtaagtgtaacagtataatCCCAAGTATTATGTTGTGCTGTCGCCTCGTGTCGCCTGCGATGGGGCAAAAAAACTGCACGTGAACACACCAAGAGAACTACAGCCGACTGTCAGCCAGCACGCTTGTTCTGCACCTGCGTATAAGAAGACCACTGTCTATTTTGTCATATATATTTGTCTATATTCGTAATTCAGAATAGGAGACCGGCACTGCGCTACACAAATCATAAACGAGCAGCGCGTGCTTACCATTTTGCATATCATTCATGCTGATCACTTTCTATATTCCACTCTGCTCACGTTAATATTATAGATTCGCCCAGGAACACTCAGGTACATGATGTAAAATTAGAACAGACTTCTGTCTGTTCCCCCTTGCCTTGTTTGCGCACTGTTTTGCCATTATTTTGTGCTTCGACTAAACTGAACAGCAAATCAGAGTTCTCTCTCTCGCCCAACGGCCCAACTCAGATTCTACATGCTGAATtgcccccccccacacacacacacaaaaaaaaaaacatacgcCGTCCTACTAGAACCAATAGTACAGAACACACCGGGAAAACTTAGTAGGCTGACACATAAAAACGGGCCAACGTTGCTCAGCGGCCGatcatcggcttggtgtgtcctGGGCTTAAGTTGATTTACTGGATAGGTGGTGATCGTTTTGTGGAGTTAACGGTGATGGGGAAGCTTAATGAAAAGAGTATATCCTTTTCTGTTTAGAGATTGTTTGCCCACCAGTGGCAATCGTTGAGCAGCCCCACAAATCTGCTCCAGTCACAGATCTTGTCGATTCTACCACAAACATAATAACCACTGACCACAGTTAATATTTTGGACTTGCTGGTCCCCTCCAGTTCCCAAGCCCTTCCTCCTCCATTGGTTCCATCCAATCTCCTGGCTCCTTAATCTCTGCTGGTCCTGCCAAGTTCCTTGGCTCTTTGTCTCTGCTGGCTCACCCCCCTCCTCTGGCTCCACTTGGCTTATTTTCCCCCTCCCCTCCACTTATTCAATCTGGTTCTCTGGTTCACCCCCTCTGCTTCATCCAGTTCTCTGATTTTGCCTCCTCCAATTGGTCCACCCATTTGCCTGGCTTTGCCTCATTCTACTGAGTCTCTGGCTCTCCTCGGCCCTCCGGCTCCATTTGCGCAACTACGGTCATTGGGCCAGCGTATCCAACCATAGTGGAGGGACTTGGTGCCTCATGACCATCTGATTCTGTTGCGGTCTTCAAAGTTAATTGGGCCACCACAGCTTGTTGAATTGTTGGCTCCACAGTGAATTGTAGCTCCCTCAACTCTACTGTGGTCTTTCAGCCCTCTGACTCCGCCGGGGTCCCTCCAGCTCCCCCTTGGTCAGGAGTCACCCTGCATTCGCCACATACTCTCAAGCCTCCAGCTACACCTCAGCTCTCTCCCCCTTCATCTCCACCAGGCTCCTCGTTCCCCCCAGCTCCTCCTTTGCCCTCTATCCCACTGGCTCCACCTCAGTCCCCCGACCCTATGGTTCTGCCTCTAGTCCTTCATTCGCCCTGGTCTTCAATCTACCTGACTCCTCCTTGGTCTTTTCTTCTCCTTCTGGCATTTCCCCCTGGCTTCACCATGGTCAGCAACACTAATAGCTCTGCCATGGGTGTCTTTTAGTccctagtttttttttgttttttttttggattctgTTCTTTGTCccatattgtctttgaaatactTACCAAAACTCTTGCATTTTTGTGTTAGTTTGCCTTTGTTTTAGTTTGCATTGTTTAATAAACTATGTTTGGCTGCTTCAAGAGCCACCTCTCCTCTACTTGCCTCCTTTGCCAGACCCGACATGACATTAATCTTTTACTATTGTAAGAATTTttgttgaatgaataatttgacattttgaaaaaaaaaaatagtgagcTTTTAATCTATGACCTCTTTATTGTTAGtctttttcattttcacaaaacaCTGAATGACCTGAATGATGCACCAACCATTAAATTATACCCTTTAACAGTTTCATTCATCCGTTGTAATGTTTTAGTTCCAATTACTAATGTGCtatcataaaaaatattttattgagtttatatctcaactTTATTGGTGTTTCTTAAATATTCAGTTgtaattctttcaaataatgTTAATCACATATAATTAAAACTCATCTCATAttcttcatttaaaaaactgatGTATTGTGCTTGTTTATATTTATAGCCATTATGTGTTCCTTGTTCATTAAGTTATGTTTGTCTCACCTCTCTTCACCTCTTGCAGTTGCAAAATGGTGGCTCTACTGTGTGACAGTGAACCATGCTTACCCACCAAACCTTTGTCATTATAATCTTAGTCATACTTTATAATATCATACAGCTTTAGCATCTTGTACAAATTATAAATTGTCCTGAGAGTGTGTTGTCTTTATCTGACAAATAAGTTTGCTGATATTTTTGCAATTATCTGGCAATTTACTGTTATGTTTAACTTGGTTAATAAAGTAATgatggggtgggggggggggggttaagtgttgaaaaaaaagtgtacaatgTGGTCAGTGCAAACTTGACTTCCTCTTCTGTCTGGTTTAGAGCTGCAGTAGACTTCATCATAAATGTGTGGAGGGAACCAGGTGTCATTAAATTCAATGGTTTTATTCATCCAGGAACATGAAGATCATTCAGCTTCAGCTCTGTGAGTTTATAACAtgatataaatattttcatgcACTTCACCATAAATTGTTTCACGTTAAAGGTTCACAATGGTTTTATGCAgctaattaaaattttaaaatttaattgtgatgcatgtttatttatttttatcttataGATGTATTAATCTGTTGTCGAGCTGCAGCAGCAAATCAACTAACTGATTTGGGATCAAATGTGACCATAAACTGTGATCTTGATGATAATGAGATTTATTGGATTTTACTGAAAACACCAGATCCTCCAACAGTGATTCTACGATCAACCTCAGTTCCAAcagcacctttttactcaaacaaaacattcagaaacaaaTATTCACTGCAATTTAAACATCTGGTTATAAATAATGTGACTGCTGAtgaattaggagtttattactGTATGAACACACGCACACCTCTAAAACTCAGCAACAGCACCAGACTGCACATCGCCGGTGAGTTCATTTGCTAATCCATATTGATAATCACTATGAATATTTTCtcttatttaaacatttgtaattCACTACTTCAGTTTTTGAATTATACCTATAAAAACATAACTAGTAATGGTAGCCCCACAAAAGTTGAATATGTTATAGATATTTACCTCGGTTCTACAAAATTGCAGTCATTGTGCTCCAGACTGTCAGCAGTTGTTACTGTAACAGATTATGAACACTTTCTTTTCAGAACCAATTCAACTAACTGACTCAACTGAGTGTCACAATCATACAGTGGTGGAGTGTATTGATCAGAATCAGACACAGTGGCAGACTATCATCATAATATCTGGTCTGATAAACGGGCTTCTGGTCATTGTGCTGATCGGTGAGTTATCAATACTGTATGTTCTTCTCCATAGGCAGTAGGCAGCTGaagttaaagtttttttgtttttgttttttttatgcctTCAGCTTATTTtcgcattatatatatatatatatatatatatatatatatatatatatatatatatatatatatatatatatgaagacttcagatgcaaaagcctctaagtgccatctgaaattttcttctaaaatgagcatttttatcaagcttgtatgtttatgttcagtaatttcactttaatggcaatgaaaaggacctattaattgccattaaagtgaaataactgaacttaaacatacgagcttgataaaaaatgctcattttagaagaaaatttcagacggcacttagaggcttttgcatctgaagtcttcacatatatatatatatatatatatatatagatatatatatatatagatagatagatagatagatagatagataaagataatataatataatatcaaatataataaaaaaaaagtgtgatttCTTTTTCAGGCTTTTGGCTTATTTTGGCATTTTAGTTGTATTAtatttgagatatatatatatatatatatatatatatatatatatatatatatatatatatatatatatatatatatatatatttgatatgaaatataataCAACTAAAATGCCAAAATAAGCCGAAAGCctaaaaaaagtacacttttttaaattatatttgataattatatttgatatatatattaatctgAATTCACTGTTCCACTTTTAGGACTAGTAAAGGTTTTTATTATTGGAAACAGAAGGTCCACAGAACACTTACAACATAACAACACTGATCTACAGCAGACACAAGTTATAGAAGAGCATCAGGACCAGTTACAGGCAAGAATTCATTAATGAAGCTCTTGATAATAAAGTAGAATTCTTGCTGATCTTTCATTTGTTTGGTGAAACAATAACTTTGATCAATGATGATACAGTTTATATTGTTTTCTTCACTTGCTCTTTCAGTATGCTGAGGTGGATTTTTCCAAGCTGCGTAGAAACTTTCGGTCCAGCCAAGTCAACAGCACCTATGCTGCAATAAAGCCGGCAAAATCATGAACATATGAGTATGATGGACTACTTATTTTGTTGACTGTTTATTGTTGCCGGGAATCCACTGTAaagtttagagaaaaaagtaaaaagaaaatacgttaaaattgacaaaatttaATGTGCTTTGATTTATCACTGTATcaattattttgtaataataaaaacaaaacagcatcagttaaatgaccaacagtttaactgagagaaaaaaagtgctGGCAAATGAATggtataaatattttctatatagAAAAACATTGTTCTTATATTTTTAAGTGTACTCCATTATTTTAAACtgatactcaaaaaaaaaagaagaaaaaaaaaaagaatattctCTACTCTATTTAATACATTCCATTTTTAGACGtcattaaattcacagttaGGTTTACaatagttttaaatatataaatattataaaatcacAGTATCTAAAGTATCTTTTATGTCAGTTtacaattttataaaattacaatttaaaataatgattttgtattttaatacacttgaaaatataatttatttctgtgatgcaaagctgaattttcagcagccattactccagtcttcagtgtcacatgatccttcagaaatcattctatgctGATTTGTTATCAATATCGGAAATAGTTGTgctgcatatttatttatttttttttttttagaacctaatacttttttcaggattcattgttgaataaaaagttagaaagaacagcatgcattcaaaataaaaataaaaattataactCATTACTATCATTTCTATAAATTTAGCACATCCTTgtggaataaaagtattaatttctttcaataaaagaaagaaaattactgtgtatattgttacaaaagatttctattttaaataaatgctgttcttttttaactttttattcatcaaagaatcctgataaaaagtttcaaaattatattgaaatagaaaaccgctattttaaattgaagtaatattccacaatattactggggtttttttttctgtattttgatcaaataaatgcaagcttgatgagcataagggacttctttcaaaaacattaaaacggtacttttatatatataatggtactttatatatatatatatatatatatatacaatattatataaatatatacttttaatatatatatatatatatatatatatatatatattttttttttttttttacatttgatccCTGCTCTTTGGTAATGATATTATACTTCCTCATgatgacagcattttttttaaataataaagaagtcaaaaaatttcaaaattacATAATGTCACTATTGATGAATTAGGACTTCATAATCTATGAACAGACACAAGCATAATTGAGAGAATCATTAGTAAATTagtaataaataaactaaaaaaaaaaaaaaaaggaaatgaaatgaaaggggaaaaaaaagtctaaagTTCCTCTGAAATGTCTTGAGTCACGTCTCTAATTTGTATCACTTCTATTGTGTTGATAATGAtgtaatatttgtatattaGATATATTTGTCATAtgtatatatgcacacacaatGCCATTTGTCAGTTTGTTAAACAGCTAACTTCATT includes the following:
- the LOC125245853 gene encoding uncharacterized protein LOC125245853 codes for the protein MKIIQLQLYVLICCRAAAANQLTDLGSNVTINCDLDDNEIYWILLKTPDPPTVILRSTSVPTAPFYSNKTFRNKYSLQFKHLVINNVTADELGVYYCMNTRTPLKLSNSTRLHIAEPIQLTDSTECHNHTVVECIDQNQTQWQTIIIISGLINGLLVIVLIGLVKVFIIGNRRSTEHLQHNNTDLQQTQVIEEHQDQLQARIH